The Lysobacter capsici genome has a segment encoding these proteins:
- a CDS encoding TonB-dependent receptor, giving the protein MPQLDTRHTARHGLGLAIAFALTTWSCAGLAQTTADASEEKTPERTSAQPSATLEAVTVTAQKRTENARKVPASISVVSEQQLENQHVTQLADLNGYLPAMTITDRGTPGQTAVSLRGIPTLGPGAVVGTYLNDTPLGSSSNFARSSGFVLDLLPYDIQRVEVLRGPQGTLYGAGAMGGLLKYVLKDPDLDSFEGRVGGGVSSIDGAGGNGWNVRAGVNAPLVEGRLALRASFANELTPGWVDNAYTGRKDINDTLQRSGHVSLLWQASDDVSVKFTGLHQTVDADDNSLSILDANRRPRFGLDGTDKPASECFEKKVDFFAATVDWNLQWADFVSATSYSRTKTYQLNDQSKTYGPLFPLFGAPEGVSTFPLSLDLKKWTQEFRLASKSDEHIEWMLGAFYTHETSANHQELSARSFAGVPVAGLDPLAIVDLPSTYKERALFGNLTYKFSERFDITAGLRYASNDQDFKQIATAGSLLELGTTTGQSSEDVATYLLGARWHLDNDSLLYARIASGYRPGGPNVALPGVPPSVDSDSLVNYEFGWKSLFLDQRASIDLAAFLIDWKDIQLSASTQDGLTYSANGGRARSRGVELTSAFKLTPNLRVGFNGSFTDASLREDAPSLKGLSGDTLPGIPRWTAALSADYDFQWSAGFNGHVGAGYQWIGKRKTNVDHNPNAAPLPASGQLNLNADVSRDNWTLRLYLRNLANERDITSLGPVTSATTGAIVEWQANRIQPRTVGLEFDVWF; this is encoded by the coding sequence ATGCCGCAGCTCGATACGCGCCACACCGCACGCCATGGCCTGGGCCTGGCGATCGCCTTCGCCCTGACTACGTGGTCGTGCGCCGGCCTGGCCCAGACCACAGCGGACGCATCCGAAGAAAAGACGCCCGAGCGCACGAGCGCGCAACCCTCGGCGACCCTGGAAGCGGTCACCGTCACCGCGCAGAAACGTACCGAGAACGCGCGCAAGGTGCCCGCGTCGATCAGCGTGGTCAGTGAGCAGCAACTGGAAAACCAGCACGTCACCCAGTTGGCGGATTTGAACGGCTATCTGCCGGCGATGACCATCACCGATCGCGGCACGCCCGGCCAGACCGCGGTGTCGTTGCGCGGCATTCCGACCCTCGGTCCGGGCGCGGTGGTCGGCACTTATCTCAACGACACGCCACTGGGATCGAGCAGCAACTTCGCCCGCTCCAGCGGATTCGTGCTCGACCTGCTGCCCTACGATATCCAGCGCGTGGAAGTGCTGCGCGGCCCGCAAGGCACGCTGTACGGCGCCGGCGCGATGGGCGGCTTGCTCAAGTACGTGCTCAAGGATCCCGATCTCGACAGTTTCGAAGGCCGCGTCGGCGGCGGAGTGTCCAGCATCGACGGTGCCGGCGGCAACGGCTGGAACGTGCGCGCCGGCGTCAACGCGCCGCTGGTCGAAGGCAGACTCGCGCTGCGCGCCTCGTTCGCCAACGAGTTAACTCCCGGCTGGGTCGACAATGCCTACACCGGCCGCAAGGACATCAACGACACGCTTCAGCGCAGCGGTCACGTCTCGCTGCTGTGGCAGGCCAGCGACGATGTGAGCGTCAAGTTCACCGGACTGCATCAGACCGTCGATGCCGACGACAACAGCCTGTCCATTCTCGATGCGAACCGCCGCCCGCGCTTCGGCCTGGACGGCACCGACAAACCAGCCAGCGAATGCTTCGAGAAGAAGGTCGACTTCTTCGCCGCCACCGTCGACTGGAACCTGCAATGGGCCGACTTCGTCTCGGCCACCAGTTATTCCAGGACCAAGACCTACCAGCTCAACGATCAGAGCAAGACCTACGGCCCACTGTTTCCGCTGTTCGGCGCGCCCGAGGGCGTGTCGACGTTTCCGCTCAGTCTGGACCTGAAGAAATGGACCCAGGAATTCCGCCTGGCATCCAAGTCCGACGAGCACATCGAATGGATGCTCGGCGCGTTCTACACCCATGAAACCTCGGCCAATCATCAGGAACTCAGCGCGCGCTCCTTTGCCGGCGTGCCGGTCGCCGGGCTCGACCCGCTGGCGATCGTCGACTTGCCGTCGACGTACAAGGAACGCGCGCTGTTCGGCAACCTCACCTACAAATTCAGCGAACGCTTCGATATCACCGCCGGCCTGCGTTACGCCAGCAACGATCAGGATTTCAAGCAGATCGCCACCGCCGGCAGCCTGCTCGAACTGGGCACCACCACCGGTCAGTCGTCCGAGGACGTCGCCACCTACCTGCTCGGCGCGCGCTGGCATCTGGACAACGACAGCCTGCTGTATGCGCGCATCGCCAGCGGCTATCGTCCCGGCGGCCCCAACGTCGCCCTGCCGGGCGTGCCGCCTTCGGTCGATTCCGACAGCCTGGTCAACTACGAATTCGGCTGGAAATCGTTGTTTCTCGACCAGCGCGCATCGATCGACCTGGCCGCGTTCCTGATCGACTGGAAGGACATCCAGCTGTCCGCGTCCACTCAAGACGGACTGACCTACTCGGCCAACGGCGGCAGGGCGCGCAGCCGCGGCGTGGAGCTGACTTCGGCATTCAAGCTCACGCCGAACCTGCGCGTGGGTTTCAACGGCTCGTTCACCGATGCCTCGCTGAGGGAGGACGCGCCTTCGCTGAAAGGCCTGTCCGGCGACACCTTGCCGGGCATTCCGCGCTGGACCGCCGCGCTGAGCGCCGATTACGACTTCCAGTGGAGCGCCGGTTTCAACGGTCATGTCGGCGCCGGTTACCAGTGGATCGGCAAGCGCAAGACCAACGTCGATCACAACCCGAACGCCGCGCCATTGCCGGCGAGCGGCCAGCTCAACCTCAACGCCGACGTGTCGCGCGACAACTGGACGCTGCGCCTGTACCTGCGCAACCTCGCCAACGAACGCGATATCACTTCGCTCGGCCCGGTCACCAGCGCCACCACTGGCGCGATCGTGGAGTGGCAGGCCAACCGCATCCAGCCGCGCACGGTCGGGCTGGAATTCGACGTTTGGTTCTGA
- a CDS encoding DUF1611 domain-containing protein: MPIYATTDAATFEPLDLPQPYLLFLGDVTHPAYAKTALGLRDWAPERCVGEHRLDDAGVSVGLPAMTPSQARAAGARALVIGVANVGGVIPDHWMPALLDALANGLDLISGMHMRLADIAALREQARHHGRRLIDVREPPSSLPAASGRKRSGKRVLTVGTDCALGKKYTALSLARALRELGVDADFRASGQTGILIAGRGLPMDAVVSDFAAGAAEWLSPDADPAHWDVIEGQGSLSHPAYAGVSLALLHGSQPDAIVVCHEPGRRDMLGYPGYRLPSIEETIELNLLLGRRTNPAIRCAGISLNTSQLSPNEAQALIASESARLGLPVADPIRGGAALHALARACLDTAS, encoded by the coding sequence ATGCCGATTTACGCAACAACCGATGCCGCCACCTTCGAACCGCTCGACCTGCCCCAGCCTTATCTGTTGTTTCTGGGCGATGTCACCCACCCGGCCTACGCCAAGACCGCATTGGGCCTGCGCGACTGGGCGCCCGAGCGCTGCGTCGGCGAACACCGCCTCGATGACGCCGGCGTCAGCGTGGGCCTGCCGGCGATGACGCCATCGCAAGCGCGCGCGGCCGGCGCGCGCGCGCTGGTGATCGGCGTGGCGAATGTCGGCGGGGTTATTCCCGATCACTGGATGCCGGCGCTGCTCGATGCCTTGGCGAACGGACTCGACCTGATCAGCGGCATGCATATGCGCCTGGCCGACATCGCGGCCTTGCGCGAACAGGCGCGGCATCACGGCCGGCGCCTGATCGACGTGCGCGAACCGCCGTCGTCGCTGCCGGCCGCGAGCGGGCGCAAGCGCAGCGGCAAGCGCGTGCTGACCGTCGGCACCGACTGCGCGCTGGGCAAGAAATACACCGCGCTGAGCCTGGCCCGCGCGCTGCGCGAACTCGGTGTCGACGCCGACTTCCGCGCCAGCGGACAGACCGGCATCCTGATCGCCGGACGCGGCCTGCCGATGGACGCGGTGGTGTCGGACTTCGCCGCCGGAGCCGCCGAATGGCTCAGCCCCGATGCCGATCCCGCGCATTGGGACGTGATCGAAGGCCAGGGCTCGTTGTCGCATCCGGCCTACGCCGGCGTGTCGCTGGCCCTGCTGCACGGCAGTCAGCCCGATGCGATCGTGGTCTGCCACGAACCCGGCCGCCGCGACATGCTCGGTTATCCGGGTTATCGGCTGCCGAGCATCGAGGAAACGATCGAACTGAATCTGCTGCTGGGCCGTCGTACCAATCCGGCGATCCGCTGCGCCGGGATCAGCCTGAACACCTCGCAATTGAGCCCGAACGAAGCGCAGGCCCTGATCGCCAGCGAAAGCGCGCGCCTGGGCTTGCCGGTCGCCGATCCGATCCGCGGCGGCGCGGCCCTGCATGCGTTGGCGCGCGCCTGTCTGGACACGGCGTCGTGA